A DNA window from Pseudomonadota bacterium contains the following coding sequences:
- a CDS encoding cation diffusion facilitator family transporter — MSGEKRLAVTFLVTVFILAGEVVGGYLSNSLALLSDAGHMVTDALAIALGLVAARISKKPSDRNATFGYQRVGLLAALINGLSLLVIAIFIFYESYERLFSPPQIDIPVMLGIAVLGLAGNIVMAFILGHSHEDLNLKSVWLHVLGDTLSSVGVIISGIIIYFTGWTYADPIASVLIGGIIIWGGVRLVRDTISIFLNLTPKGFNVEMLAQKITDMPDVVDIHDVHLWPLAHNHVAFSAHVLVDDKTLSEVETTKKNIEEMLKENGIDHSTLQIECRCVTCDNNLYCQSKPDEPGEMHNH; from the coding sequence ATGAGCGGAGAAAAACGTCTTGCCGTCACCTTCCTCGTAACAGTTTTTATCCTGGCAGGAGAGGTGGTTGGCGGCTATTTAAGTAACAGTCTGGCCCTTTTAAGCGATGCCGGACACATGGTTACCGATGCCCTGGCCATAGCCCTGGGCCTTGTAGCTGCCCGTATCAGCAAAAAACCATCGGACAGGAACGCCACCTTCGGATATCAGCGGGTCGGCCTCCTGGCGGCGCTCATCAACGGACTGAGTTTGCTTGTCATCGCCATCTTTATCTTCTACGAATCTTATGAACGCTTGTTCTCCCCACCACAAATCGATATCCCCGTTATGCTCGGCATCGCTGTCCTTGGCCTTGCGGGAAACATCGTTATGGCATTTATCCTCGGTCACAGCCATGAAGACCTCAACCTCAAAAGTGTATGGCTCCACGTCCTCGGCGACACCCTCTCTTCGGTAGGGGTGATCATATCAGGCATTATTATCTATTTCACCGGCTGGACCTATGCAGACCCCATCGCAAGCGTCCTTATCGGAGGCATTATCATATGGGGTGGTGTGCGGCTGGTGCGTGATACAATCTCTATTTTTCTTAACTTAACCCCCAAAGGCTTCAATGTGGAGATGCTGGCACAAAAAATTACCGACATGCCGGACGTAGTAGATATCCACGATGTCCATCTCTGGCCTTTAGCGCATAATCATGTTGCCTTCTCAGCCCACGTGCTGGTAGACGACAAGACCCTGAGTGAGGTTGAAACAACAAAAAAGAACATCGAAGAGATGTTGAAAGAAAACGGGATAGATCACAGCACGCTGCAGATCGAGTGCAGGTGTGTGACCTGCGACAACAACCTTTACTGCCAGTCGAAACCTGACGAGCCTGGTGAGATGCACAACCACTAA